The following proteins are encoded in a genomic region of Procambarus clarkii isolate CNS0578487 chromosome 23, FALCON_Pclarkii_2.0, whole genome shotgun sequence:
- the LOC138367861 gene encoding uncharacterized protein: MTAQSFIQAFRRFAARRSCPKLMISDNGANLVAGEACLREICSHPAVTSTLEQRHCRWKFIPPRAPWHGGFYERLIGTVKRSLRKSLPRQKINLQELQTVITEIESRVNNRPLTYLSEDPTQHEPLSPAHLMYGRLLSPVPSLVDDEIRDPSYVGQSELVQGYKHLSSIIQKWNDVWTKEYLTSLREHHYGANVPHNISNLQSGDIVLVDSDGPRADWPLGKVVSVHPDSQGILRIVKILSKGTTSLKTLDKLIHMESVSQLQLDPERPQDTLTPQDPQTPNRHNRPQRTAAQKCKQNLHLYYQSNGE, from the coding sequence atgactgctcaatcatttattcaagctttccgcagattcgcagcacgccgatcatgccctaagctgatgatttcagataacggagcaaacttggtagctggagaagcatgtctacgggaaatctgttcccatcctgcagttacttccacactggaacagcgtcattgcagatggaaatttatccctccgagagccccatggcacggaggattttatgaacggttaataggaactgtaaaaagatccttgagaaaatctctaccccgtcagaaaatcaatcttcaagaactccagacagtaatcacggaaatagaatcaagggtgaataaccggccgttgacttacttgtctgaggatcctactcaacatgagccattaagtcctgcccacctaatgtatggaagacttctgtctccagtaccatctctagtggatgatgagatcagagatccctcatatgtgggtcagagcgagttggttcaggggtataagcatctgtccagcataatccaaaaatggaatgatgtttggacaaaagaatatcttacatctctacgagaacatcactatggggccaatgtcccacataatatatctaatctccaatctggcgatattgtcttggtagacagtgatggccctagggctgactggccattaggtaaagttgtctcagtccatccagatagtcaggggattttgagaatagtcaaaatcctgtctaaaggaacaacttccctgaagacattggacaaactcatccacatggaatcagtgagccagctgcagttagatcctgagagacctcaagacactctaactccacaagacccacagactcctaacagacacaatcgtccacaacggacagcagcacaaaagtgcaagcaaaatttgcacttgtattatcaatccaatggagagtaa
- the LOC123764142 gene encoding collagen alpha-1(IV) chain-like, which produces MTQCTRVTQCTRVTQCTRVTQCTRVTQHTRVTQCTRVTQCTRVTQCTRVNQCTRVTQCTRVTQHTRVTPVYQGDPVYQGDPVYQDDQVYQGDPVYQGDPVYQGDPPHQGDPVYQSDPVYQGDPVYQGDPVYQGDPAHQVYQGDPVYQGDPAHQGDPVYKCDPVYQGDPAHQGNPVFQGDPVYQGDPVYQDDPVFQGDPMYQGDPPHQGDPVYQGDPVYQGDPAHQGDPVYKCDPVYQGDPAHQGNPVFQGDPVYQGDPVYQDDPVFQGDPVYQGDPVYQGDPVYQGDPVYQGDPVYQGDPVYQGDPVYQGDPVFQGDPMYQGDPPHQGDPMYQGDPVYQGDPSHQGNPVYQGDPVYQGDPVYQDDPVFQGDPMYQGDPVYQGDPAHQGNPVYQGDPVYQGNPVYQGDPVYQGDPAHQGNPVYQGDPVYQGDPVYQGDPVYQGDPVYLGDPVYQGDPAHQGNPVFQGDPVYQGDPVYQDDPVFQGDPMYQGDPPHQGDPVFQGDPMYQGDPAHQGDPVYQGDPVYQDDPVYQDDPVFQGDPMYQGDPAHQGDPVYQGDPVYQGDPAHQGDQLLCWTSQ; this is translated from the exons ATGACCCAGTGTACCAGGGTGACCCAGTGTACCAGGGTGACCCAGTGTACCAGGGTGACACAGTGTACCAGGGTGACCCAGCACACCAGGGTGACCCAGTGTACCAGAGTGACCCAGTGTACCAGGGTGACCCAGTGTACCAGGGTGAACCAGTGTACCAGGGTGACCCAGTGTACCAGGGTGACCCAGCACACCAGGGTGACCCCAGTGTACCAGGGTGACCCAGTGTACCAGGGTGACCCAGTGTACCAGGATGACCAAGTGTACCAAGGTGACCCAGTGTACCAGGGTGACCCTGTGTACCAGGgtgacccaccacaccagggTGACCCAGTGTACCAGAGTGACCCAGTGTACCAGGGTGACCCAGTGTACCAGGGTGACCCAGTGTACCAGGGTGACCCAGCACACCAGG TGTACCAGGGTGACCCAGTGTACCAGGGTGACCCAGCACACCAGGGTGACCCAGTGTACAAGTGTGACCCAGTGTACCAGGGTGACCCAGCACACCAGGGTAACCCAGTGTTCCAGGGTGACCCAGTGTACCAGGGTGACCCAGTGTACCAGGATGACCCAGTGTTCCAGGGTGACCCAATGTACCAGGgtgacccaccacaccagggTGACCCAGTGTACCAGGGTGACCCAGTGTACCAGGGTGACCCAGCACACCAGGGTGACCCAGTGTACAAGTGTGACCCAGTGTACCAGGGTGACCCAGCACACCAGGGTAACCCAGTGTTCCAGGGTGACCCAGTGTACCAGGGTGACCCAGTGTACCAGGATGACCCAGTGTTCCAGGGTGACCCAGTGTACCAGGGTGACCCAGTGTACCAGGGTGACCCAGTGTACCAGGGTGACCCAGTGTACCAGGGTGACCCAGTGTACCAGGGTGACCCAGTGTACCAGGGTGACCCAGTGTACCAGGGTGACCCAGTGTTCCAGGGTGACCCAATGTACCAGGgtgacccaccacaccagggTGACCCAATGTACCAGGGTGACCCAGTGTACCAGGGTGACCCATCACACCAGGGTAACCCAGTGTACCAGGGTGACCCAGTGTACCAGGGTGACCCAGTGTACCAGGATGACCCAGTGTTCCAGGGTGACCCAATGTACCAGGGTGACCCAGTGTACCAGGGTGACCCAGCACACCAGGGTAACCCAGTGTACCAGGGTGACCCAGTGTACCAGGGTAACCCAGTGTACCAGGGTGACCCAGTGTACCAGGGTGACCCAGCACACCAGGGTAACCCAGTGTACCAGGGTGACCCAGTGTACCAGGGTGACCCAGTGTACCAGGGTGACCCAGTGTACCAGGGTGACCCAGTGTACCTTGGTGACCCAGTGTACCAGGGTGACCCAGCACACCAGGGTAACCCAGTGTTCCAGGGTGACCCAGTGTACCAGGGTGACCCAGTGTACCAGGATGACCCAGTGTTCCAGGGTGACCCAATGTACCAGGgtgacccaccacaccagggTGACCCAGTGTTCCAGGGTGACCCAATGTACCAGGGTGACCCAGCACACCAGGGTGACCCAGTGTACCAGGGTGACCCAGTGTACCAGGATGACCCAGTGTACCAGGATGACCCAGTGTTCCAGGGTGACCCAATGTACCAGGGTGACCCAGCACACCAGGGTGACCCAGTGTACCAGGGTGACCCAGTGTACCAGGGTGACCCAGCACACCAGGGTGACCAGCTTTTATGCTGGACATCGCAGTAA
- the LOC123764141 gene encoding collagen alpha-2(IX) chain-like: protein MTQCTRVTQCTRVTQCIRMTQCIRVTKWIRVTQCARVTQCIRMTQCTRVTQCIRMTQCTRVTQCTRVTQCIRMTQCTRVTHYTRVTQCTRVTQGDPVYQGDPLYQGDPVYQGDPGVTQCTRVTQCTRVTQCARVTQCTRVTQCTRVTQCTRVTPVYQGDPVYQGDPVYLGDKVYQGDPAHQSDPVYQGDPVYQGEPVYQGDPVYQDDPVYQGDPVYQGDPVYQDDPVYQGDQVDQGDPVCQGDPVYQDDPVYQGDPVYQDDPVYQGDPVYQGDPVYQDDPVYQGDPLYQGDPVYQVYQGDPVYQGDPVYLGDKVYQGDPAHQSDPVYQGDPVYQGDPVYQGDPVYQGDPVYQGDPVYQGDPVYQGDPVYQGDPVYQGDPVYQDDPVYQGDPVYQGDPVYQGDPVYQGDPVYQGDPVYQGDPVYQGDPVYQGDPMYQDDPVYQGDPAHQGDPSVPG, encoded by the exons ATGACCCAGTGTACCAGGGTGACCCAGTGTACCAGGGTGACCCAGTGTATCAGGATGACCCAGTGTATCAGGGTGACCAAGTGGATCAGGGTGACCCAGTGTGCCAGGGTGACCCAGTGTATCAGGATGACCCAGTGTACCAGGGTGACCCAGTGTATCAGGATGACCCAGTGTACCAGGGTGACCCAGTGTACCAGGGTGACCCAGTGTATCAGGATGACCCAGTGTACCAGGGTGACCCATTATACCAGGGTGACCCAGTGTACCAGGGTGACCCAGGGTGACCCAGTGTACCAGGGTGACCCATTATACCAGGGTGACCCAGTGTACCAGGGTGACCCAGG ggTGACCCAGTGTACCAGGGTGACCCAGTGTACCAGGGTGACCCAGTGTGCCAGGGTGACCCAGTGTACCAGGGTGACCCAGTGTACCAGGGTGACCCAGTGTACCAGGGTGACCCCAGTGTACCAGGGTGACCCAGTGTACCAGGGTGACCCAGTGTACCTTGGTGACAAAGTGTACCAGGGTGACCCAGCACACCAGAGTGACCCAGTGTACCAGGGTGACCCAGTGTACCAGGGTGAACCAGTGTACCAGGGTGACCCAGTGTATCAGGATGACCCAGTGTACCAGGGTGACCCAGTGTACCAGGGTGACCCAGTGTATCAGGATGACCCAGTGTATCAGGGTGACCAAGTGGATCAGGGTGACCCAGTGTGCCAGGGTGACCCAGTGTATCAGGATGACCCAGTGTACCAGGGTGACCCAGTGTATCAGGATGACCCAGTGTACCAGGGTGACCCAGTGTACCAGGGTGACCCAGTGTATCAGGATGACCCAGTGTACCAGGGTGACCCATTATACCAGGGTGACCCAGTGTACCAGG TGTACCAGGGTGACCCAGTGTACCAGGGTGACCCAGTGTACCTTGGTGACAAAGTGTACCAGGGTGACCCAGCACACCAGAGTGACCCAGTGTACCAGGGTGACCCAGTGTACCAGGGTGACCCAGTGTACCAGGGTGACCCAGTGTACCAGGGTGACCCAGTGTACCAGGGTGACCCAGTGTACCAGGGTGACCCAGTGTACCAGGGTGACCCAGTGTACCAGGGTGACCCAGTGTACCAAGGTGACCCAGTGTACCAGGATGACCCAGTGTACCAGGGTGACCCAGTGTACCAGGGTGACCCAGTGTACCAAGGTGACCCAGTGTACCAGGGTGACCCAGTGTACCAGGGTGACCCAGTGTACCAAGGTGACCCAGTGTACCAGGGTGACCCAGTGTACCAGGGTGACCCAATGTACCAGGATGACCCAGTGTACCAGGGTGACCCAGCACACCAGGGTGACCCCAGTGTACCAGGGTGA